One part of the Humulus lupulus chromosome 9, drHumLupu1.1, whole genome shotgun sequence genome encodes these proteins:
- the LOC133799541 gene encoding uncharacterized protein LOC133799541, with protein MDLSKAYDTIEWDFLEDLLKALCFPSKFINWIMVCPRGTSYYLMMNGRIRCRFKGKKGLRQGDPISPLLFFFITDYLTRLLQHATQDTKFKFYPMCKSLKLVNLCFVDDLVILCKGSIDSARVVQKAFQEFCDTTGLSANKHKSHIYFRGVDEATNHCILAVVNIAEGSFLLKYLGIPLRPTKWKASDCGLNLKKIQLRLHTWASMHLSFAGRAQLIQSILIGIRSYWMSIFLLPQKFISKIDKLCQMFLWGVKENRCKVHLTYWEQVCLPKEYGGIGFREGNKWNKALLAKYVWAVFTKQDCLWVKWVNNVYLRDQDFWSYSFKQGVRWYFKKLARLYTYFVKEKVLEASRSRRFKVRIFYNSFL; from the coding sequence ATGGATCTTAGCAAGGCGTATGATACTATTGAGTGGGATTTTTTGGAAGACTTGCTTAAAGCTCTTTGCTTCCCTTCTAAGTTCATAAATTGGATTATGGTTTGTCCCCGAGGCACGTCTTACTATTTGATGATGAATGGGAGGATTCGTTGTAGGTTTAAGGGGAAGAAGGGTCTTAGACAAGGGGATCCCATTTCACCTCTACTGTTTTTTTTTATTACGGACTACTTGACCCGTCTGCTTCAGCATGCTACTCAAGATACTAAGTTTAAATTCTACCCTATGTGTAAGAGCCTTAAACTTGTGAATCTCTGTTTTGTTGATGATTTGGTTATACTATGTAAGGGTTCTATTGATTCTGCAAGGGTAGTGCAAAAAGCTTTTCAAGAATTCTGTGATACCACTGGTTTGTCTGCTAATAAGCACAAATCTCATATTTACTTTAGAGGTGTTGATGAGGCTACTAATCATTGTATATTGGCAGTTGTTAACATTGCCGAAGGGTCTTTTCTTCTCAAGTATCTTGGGATTCCGCTGAGGCCAACGAAATGGAAAGCTTCTGACTGTGGTCTTAATCTTAAGAAGATTCAATTGAGACTTCATACGTGGGCTAGTATGCATCTTTCTTTTGCTGGAAGAGCCCAACTTATTCAATCGATTTTAATAGGTATTAGAAGCTACTGGATGAGCATTTTCCTCTTGCCTCAAAAATTTATTTCTAAAATAGACAAGCTTTGTCAAATGTTCTTATGGGGAGTAAAGGAGAACAGATGTAAGGTTCATCTCACCTATTGGGAACAAGTTTGCTTACCTAAGGAGTATGGAGGTATTGGTTTTCGGGAAGGGAATAAGTGGAATAAGGCTCTTCTAGCTAAATATGTGTGGGCTGTTTTTACAAAACAAGATTGTCTTTGGGTTAAATGGGTGAACAATGTGTATCTAAGAGATCAAGATTTTTGGTCTTACTCTTTTAAACAGGGTGTTAGGTGGTACTTTAAGAAACTAGCTAGGCTCTATACCTATTTTGTAAAGGAAAAAGTTCTGGAAGCTAGTCGGTCAAGGAGATTTAAGGTGAGGATTTTTTATAACTCCTTTCTGTAG